Proteins encoded together in one Marispirochaeta sp. window:
- a CDS encoding response regulator — MYKVLIADDELLVRVGLKTTIDWEGNSFSVVGEARNGKEALDLFKQHQPDILLTDVGMPDMNGLELIQALKLINENLKSIILTHHDDFNYAHQAINLGVVSYILKSNLTEENLLKHLKKAAGLLGPRENIKLQKADPKIIDKALQGEHLSEQQVQELKLASFPNNRYMVVSLQFHDESPDTGLPAAKILNFEKVITSISNHVFTDSNLNVVPIVRKNETLFIFNMPGTEEFHERPRNILSIVHLLKKNIKKYLNLNISIGLSRQANSFYALASLYEEANRACRDSFFEPDNICFFNPVSAHYSKFESEIDTKELNLLIEDKNTEGISKFLHHHFLETARAYDTQSLLADFNTLMDYLREPVQVSEQEHDVKILPHINSESELFARFYNISALIKYLTDLYTEYLKTVRERKSISYNSHIIRKSMEYIRRHSAENISLQTVADSAEVSRSYLSFLFKQELGINFSTYITEIRIDKAKKLLVSSNMRIYEIAEKVGFDSPYYFSKVFKDTCGMTCKQYRSTHYSPEYNYW; from the coding sequence ATGTACAAAGTCTTGATTGCCGACGATGAACTCCTTGTAAGAGTCGGATTAAAAACTACAATCGACTGGGAAGGCAACAGCTTTTCCGTAGTAGGAGAAGCAAGGAACGGTAAAGAAGCTCTCGATCTCTTTAAACAGCATCAGCCCGATATACTCCTTACCGACGTGGGAATGCCGGACATGAACGGGCTTGAACTGATACAGGCACTGAAGTTAATCAATGAGAACCTCAAATCTATAATCCTCACTCACCATGACGATTTTAATTATGCCCACCAGGCAATTAATCTTGGGGTTGTCAGCTATATTCTCAAATCCAACCTAACCGAAGAAAACCTGCTTAAACACCTCAAGAAGGCCGCCGGGTTGCTTGGACCAAGGGAAAATATAAAACTTCAAAAGGCAGATCCCAAAATTATAGATAAGGCTCTTCAGGGAGAGCACCTTTCGGAACAACAGGTACAGGAGTTGAAACTCGCCTCGTTTCCTAACAACAGATACATGGTAGTTTCTCTCCAGTTTCATGATGAATCCCCGGATACTGGACTACCGGCAGCCAAGATACTGAATTTTGAGAAAGTAATAACCAGTATTTCTAACCACGTTTTCACCGACAGCAATCTAAACGTTGTCCCTATTGTGCGGAAAAACGAAACATTATTTATTTTTAATATGCCCGGTACAGAAGAATTCCATGAACGTCCCAGGAATATTCTCAGTATTGTCCATCTTCTGAAAAAAAATATAAAAAAATACCTTAATCTTAATATTTCCATCGGACTCAGCAGGCAGGCAAACTCTTTTTACGCTCTTGCCTCTTTATACGAAGAAGCCAACAGGGCCTGCCGGGACTCTTTTTTCGAGCCTGACAATATTTGCTTCTTCAATCCCGTTTCCGCTCACTACAGCAAGTTTGAATCCGAAATAGATACCAAGGAACTAAACCTTCTTATCGAAGACAAGAATACAGAAGGTATAAGCAAGTTTCTTCATCACCACTTTCTGGAAACAGCAAGAGCATACGACACCCAAAGTCTTCTCGCAGATTTTAATACCCTGATGGATTATCTTCGGGAACCTGTTCAGGTATCAGAACAGGAGCATGATGTAAAGATTCTGCCCCATATTAATTCTGAATCAGAGCTTTTCGCCCGTTTCTATAACATTTCTGCCCTCATCAAGTATCTTACTGATTTGTACACCGAGTATCTGAAAACTGTAAGAGAAAGAAAATCCATCTCTTACAACTCTCACATAATCCGAAAAAGCATGGAGTACATACGCAGGCACTCAGCGGAGAATATCTCCCTTCAAACTGTGGCTGATAGCGCGGAGGTCAGTCGAAGCTATCTGAGTTTTCTTTTTAAGCAGGAGCTTGGAATAAATTTTTCAACATATATAACAGAAATAAGAATAGATAAAGCAAAAAAACTGCTTGTAAGTTCCAACATGAGAATCTATGAGATTGCAGAGAAGGTTGGATTCGACAGTCCATATTACTTCAGCAAGGTGTTTAAGGACACCTGCGGAATGACCTGCAAGCAGTATCGAAGTACTCATTATTCACCGGAATACAATTACTGGTAA
- a CDS encoding GntP family permease gives MVSGPVAIILLIVAVVLIIFGTARLKMNPFIVLVTVAILYGIAIGMPLPDVVDTVTGGFGSTLGYIGIVIIAGTIIGVLLEKTGAALSMTQAVLKLVGQDRAPLAMSIAGMIVSIPVFCDSGYVVLTPLNKALAVQTKKSMPMMAIALGTGLHATHALVPPTPGPIAAASELGADLGTVILLGLFVAIFSMLAGYWFAVKFASKYKIDMELEESYDSLIAKYGKLPGTFHSVLPLLVPILLILLNSVAKLPGRPFGEAAMFKLLTFVGAPAVALVIGVFIALTLVVKDKRAEARDEWIAHGVHNAGLILAITGAGGAFGKVLQASPMVEYIGTTMEGLPLGLLLPFLIAVVIKTAQGSGTVSIITTAAIMAPLLEPFGLNPVLTVLAIGSGAVVVSHANDSYFWVVSQFAGMPTKMAYKLWTPATGVQGVAAFIVVMILSIFI, from the coding sequence ATGGTATCTGGTCCTGTTGCAATTATTCTATTGATAGTTGCAGTCGTACTCATTATTTTCGGTACGGCGCGACTAAAGATGAACCCGTTCATTGTCCTCGTAACTGTAGCGATTCTTTATGGAATAGCTATAGGGATGCCCCTTCCTGATGTAGTCGATACTGTAACCGGAGGGTTTGGAAGTACCCTGGGGTATATTGGTATCGTGATTATTGCCGGTACGATTATCGGTGTTCTTCTTGAAAAAACCGGCGCTGCCTTGTCTATGACTCAGGCGGTTCTCAAACTTGTCGGTCAGGATCGTGCTCCCCTGGCAATGAGTATCGCCGGAATGATCGTGTCCATACCTGTGTTTTGTGACTCAGGGTATGTTGTTCTTACCCCTCTGAACAAGGCCTTGGCGGTCCAGACAAAAAAATCCATGCCGATGATGGCTATTGCCCTGGGTACCGGATTGCATGCCACCCACGCTCTTGTACCGCCCACACCCGGTCCAATCGCAGCGGCATCTGAACTTGGTGCGGATCTTGGCACTGTTATTCTGTTAGGTCTATTTGTGGCTATATTCAGCATGCTGGCAGGCTACTGGTTTGCCGTAAAATTTGCTTCGAAGTATAAAATCGACATGGAGCTGGAAGAATCCTATGATTCGCTTATTGCCAAATACGGAAAACTGCCCGGGACCTTTCACTCAGTGCTCCCTCTGCTTGTGCCGATTCTTCTGATCCTTTTGAATTCAGTGGCAAAGCTTCCTGGCAGACCCTTTGGCGAAGCTGCGATGTTCAAGCTGCTTACTTTTGTCGGTGCTCCGGCTGTCGCTCTGGTTATTGGTGTTTTTATCGCGCTTACCCTGGTTGTCAAGGACAAAAGAGCCGAAGCTCGTGACGAATGGATTGCTCATGGTGTTCACAACGCCGGTCTCATTTTGGCAATTACTGGTGCAGGTGGTGCGTTCGGGAAGGTTCTGCAGGCATCACCCATGGTTGAATATATTGGAACCACTATGGAAGGACTGCCGCTGGGACTCTTGCTGCCGTTCCTGATTGCGGTGGTGATTAAGACTGCTCAGGGAAGCGGTACAGTGTCCATAATTACTACAGCAGCAATAATGGCACCCTTGCTCGAACCCTTCGGTCTGAATCCTGTCCTGACCGTTCTTGCTATTGGTTCCGGAGCAGTGGTTGTATCCCATGCTAATGACTCATACTTCTGGGTTGTATCGCAGTTTGCGGGTATGCCGACAAAGATGGCATATAAGCTGTGGACGCCGGCTACTGGTGTACAGGGTGTAGCCGCATTTATTGTTGTAATGATTCTGTCCATTTTCATATAA
- a CDS encoding tetratricopeptide repeat protein, with protein sequence MSTGEHAIARKIWKKLSKGNPNAHGMRHNIALTYIGEERYAEAEPLLFDEIEDFGDYYPRLRALADMYYAWGKGSAANEWYRKVAQRDDCPDSERKLIQRRIELTSNDALYSDVLKSLEDVRKGNALLAQDQWQEARECFRRASELDPTNIQAMNNIGTIELNHNEDPEAAKAWFEKALNWSDLSWLRKNLALAEKAIQL encoded by the coding sequence ATGTCAACCGGCGAACATGCGATCGCACGCAAAATTTGGAAGAAACTTTCGAAGGGGAATCCAAATGCTCATGGGATGCGCCACAATATTGCGCTTACATATATAGGCGAGGAGCGTTACGCTGAAGCTGAACCTCTGTTGTTTGATGAAATCGAAGATTTTGGCGACTATTACCCTCGCCTGAGGGCGCTTGCTGACATGTACTACGCCTGGGGGAAAGGCTCGGCTGCTAACGAATGGTATCGAAAAGTAGCTCAACGCGACGATTGTCCCGACAGTGAGCGGAAGCTTATACAGCGGCGGATAGAATTGACCTCTAATGATGCTCTCTACTCGGATGTCCTAAAATCGCTTGAAGATGTTCGTAAAGGCAACGCTTTGCTGGCACAGGATCAATGGCAGGAGGCTCGGGAGTGCTTCAGGCGGGCAAGTGAGCTGGACCCGACAAACATTCAGGCAATGAATAATATCGGAACCATTGAGCTCAATCATAATGAAGATCCGGAGGCCGCAAAAGCCTGGTTTGAAAAGGCGCTTAACTGGTCTGATCTCTCCTGGCTGCGTAAAAATCTGGCACTGGCAGAGAAAGCGATTCAGCTATAG
- a CDS encoding histidine kinase codes for MTETEIDNIFGNDRNNQGIHIPQLERNAITYMRPIYKFPATERIGLLIIDINYVYLREIFTYSSLTAEDTEKVLVVNSRGETLFTFPFNLNMDFLKQDNPELFESGQHVREMNIFNKDSFIISEPFEQNDWRIVRVFFKDKIQSTTNLLLIMLMFFLIGMTLIYLVISLLLSNSIAKPIIDLNEKLKIIQSGNFNVKIETDREDEIGQLGETFNNMTVRIDHLLKQSVAEQKRKSDLEFEVLEAQINPHFLYNTLDSIKWLAVLQGMENISDMISSLINLLRYNISSSSRLVSLEDEITSVHNYISIQQFRYGDIFSVRYSIPNNLQSLRIMKFILQPLVENAIFHGLKDMDSNGEIHVEAELSDEKNLLIHIRDNGSGFTFSSDGGIKESTNKSRSMHSGIGIKNIQERITLYFGTNFGLSFSNNPDGGACVRLKLPLIVDNVDSPMQN; via the coding sequence GTGACCGAAACTGAGATCGATAATATATTTGGCAACGACAGGAATAACCAGGGAATTCACATTCCGCAACTTGAAAGAAATGCCATAACCTACATGCGTCCAATTTATAAATTCCCCGCGACAGAGAGAATCGGACTGCTTATAATAGATATAAATTATGTATACCTCAGAGAAATATTTACCTACAGCTCCCTTACAGCAGAAGATACCGAAAAAGTGCTTGTGGTAAACTCTCGGGGAGAGACCCTGTTTACATTTCCTTTTAACCTTAATATGGACTTTCTCAAACAGGATAATCCTGAACTCTTTGAATCAGGACAACACGTACGTGAAATGAACATTTTTAATAAGGATAGCTTTATTATCTCTGAACCTTTTGAACAAAATGACTGGCGTATTGTACGGGTATTCTTCAAAGACAAGATTCAATCAACAACAAATCTATTGTTGATTATGCTTATGTTTTTTTTAATCGGCATGACTCTTATTTATCTGGTTATTTCTCTGCTTCTTTCCAACTCAATAGCAAAACCAATTATCGATTTGAATGAAAAACTGAAAATAATACAAAGCGGAAATTTTAATGTAAAAATAGAAACCGACAGAGAAGATGAAATAGGTCAATTGGGCGAAACCTTCAATAATATGACCGTCCGAATAGACCATCTGCTGAAGCAGTCTGTCGCAGAGCAAAAAAGAAAATCAGATTTGGAGTTTGAGGTTCTGGAAGCCCAGATAAATCCTCACTTTCTCTACAACACCCTGGACTCGATAAAATGGCTGGCAGTACTCCAGGGAATGGAGAATATAAGCGACATGATTTCTTCTCTGATAAATCTGCTGAGATACAATATCTCCAGTTCCTCCCGTCTAGTAAGTCTCGAAGATGAAATCACCAGCGTACATAACTACATTAGTATTCAACAATTCCGCTACGGCGATATTTTCTCAGTACGGTACTCCATTCCAAACAATCTTCAATCCCTGAGAATCATGAAGTTCATTCTCCAGCCTCTGGTAGAAAACGCTATTTTTCACGGTTTAAAGGATATGGACTCCAATGGAGAAATTCATGTAGAAGCGGAACTTTCAGACGAGAAGAATCTTCTTATTCATATCCGCGACAATGGATCCGGTTTTACCTTTTCAAGCGACGGTGGCATCAAAGAAAGCACAAATAAAAGTCGGAGTATGCACAGCGGAATCGGGATAAAAAACATACAGGAGCGTATTACCCTTTATTTCGGTACCAATTTCGGCTTGAGCTTTTCAAACAATCCCGACGGAGGAGCCTGTGTAAGGCTGAAACTTCCCTTGATAGTTGACAATGTAGACAGTCCCATGCAAAATTAA
- a CDS encoding ISAs1 family transposase, which yields MNIIEHFQAIEDPRIDRHKRHLILDIIVITICAVVCHCETWEEIETYGKEKEHWLKKFLALPNGIPSHDTIRRLFIRLNPEQLQQCFLSWVNAIREQTQGEIVAIDGKTARRSHDHYSGKSALHMVSAWASENRMVLGQVKTDEKSNEITAIPELLKLLELKGCIVTIDAMGCQTDIANLIKEKQANYVLAVKGNRPHLHDELKFCFDEIKPGTEKTEEWIDYHRDFNKEHGRCEVRECVATDEIDWLKPHIKDWKGVQSIAMVRAQRTIGDKESVETRYYISSLPANAELLNSAIRAHWGVENSVHWVLDMVFREDESRMRKGYSPENFAILRRIAMNLVRRDKNSKGSLKGRRKAAGWNNRYLEELLFAPDEAFKPTA from the coding sequence ATGAATATTATTGAACATTTTCAAGCAATTGAAGATCCGCGGATAGATCGGCATAAGCGACATCTCATCCTGGACATCATAGTAATCACCATCTGTGCAGTTGTTTGCCATTGTGAAACCTGGGAGGAAATTGAGACCTACGGAAAGGAGAAGGAGCACTGGCTTAAGAAGTTCCTGGCCCTTCCGAATGGGATTCCTTCTCATGATACGATTCGGCGCTTGTTTATTCGCCTCAATCCTGAACAACTCCAGCAATGCTTTCTCAGTTGGGTGAATGCCATCCGTGAACAAACCCAAGGAGAAATCGTCGCGATTGATGGAAAGACAGCCCGTCGCAGCCATGATCATTATAGCGGGAAGTCTGCACTCCATATGGTAAGCGCCTGGGCGTCAGAGAACCGCATGGTTCTCGGTCAGGTGAAGACTGACGAGAAATCAAATGAAATCACCGCTATCCCAGAGCTTCTTAAGCTGCTTGAACTAAAGGGATGCATCGTGACTATAGACGCTATGGGTTGCCAGACAGATATCGCCAACCTCATTAAAGAGAAACAAGCCAACTATGTGCTTGCGGTGAAGGGAAATAGACCTCATCTGCACGATGAATTGAAGTTTTGCTTCGATGAAATCAAACCCGGGACTGAGAAAACAGAAGAGTGGATTGATTATCACAGGGACTTCAACAAGGAACACGGTCGATGTGAAGTCCGTGAATGTGTGGCGACTGATGAGATCGACTGGCTGAAGCCGCATATCAAAGATTGGAAAGGGGTACAGAGTATCGCCATGGTCAGAGCACAGCGTACCATCGGTGATAAAGAAAGTGTGGAAACTCGCTACTACATTAGCTCGCTCCCTGCGAATGCAGAGCTTCTGAACTCAGCGATACGAGCCCATTGGGGGGTAGAGAACTCCGTTCACTGGGTGTTGGACATGGTCTTCCGGGAAGATGAAAGTCGCATGCGAAAAGGCTATTCCCCTGAAAACTTTGCAATTTTACGTCGCATAGCTATGAATCTCGTCCGCCGTGATAAGAATAGCAAGGGAAGCTTAAAGGGGCGGCGCAAAGCGGCTGGTTGGAATAACCGCTATTTGGAAGAATTGCTATTCGCTCCAGACGAAGCATTCAAGCCAACTGCCTGA
- a CDS encoding sugar ABC transporter permease, producing the protein MDEDFWHAVLVTLQYSAATTIPEMLLGLGIALLLSHTNWFTRILKLVLIFPLMIAPVIATLIWQLMTNTSVGVIEKFFNFFGIYNFPWAASSSTALFTAALVDIWVFTPFVIVLVSAGIGSLPKSPFEAAKVDGGSAWFTFKTLTLPMLKPFLYIALIFRLMAALQEYAIIFALTKGGPGNTLMNLSLTAYNTGFAFLKFGASLPYILFLWVIIYFISKKLVSNYLATQKKVIGTD; encoded by the coding sequence ATGGATGAAGACTTCTGGCACGCGGTTCTGGTTACCCTCCAGTATTCGGCGGCGACTACTATTCCTGAAATGCTTCTTGGACTTGGTATCGCCCTGCTTCTGAGTCATACTAACTGGTTTACAAGAATTCTCAAGCTGGTGCTTATCTTCCCGCTAATGATAGCACCGGTTATTGCCACCCTTATATGGCAGCTTATGACGAATACCTCCGTTGGAGTTATTGAAAAGTTCTTCAATTTTTTTGGTATTTACAATTTCCCCTGGGCAGCATCTTCCAGCACGGCACTGTTTACTGCAGCCCTGGTTGATATCTGGGTTTTTACTCCCTTTGTAATTGTCCTTGTATCTGCAGGAATCGGTTCGTTACCCAAATCGCCTTTCGAGGCAGCCAAGGTTGATGGAGGATCAGCCTGGTTCACCTTCAAGACCCTGACGCTGCCCATGCTCAAACCCTTTTTATATATTGCCTTGATCTTCCGCCTTATGGCGGCGCTACAGGAGTATGCAATTATATTTGCCCTGACCAAAGGCGGGCCGGGAAATACCCTCATGAATCTTTCTTTAACGGCTTACAACACCGGGTTCGCTTTTCTCAAATTCGGGGCATCTCTGCCGTATATTCTTTTTCTCTGGGTAATTATCTACTTTATCAGTAAAAAACTCGTCAGTAATTACCTGGCAACCCAGAAAAAAGTCATCGGTACTGACTGA
- a CDS encoding carbohydrate ABC transporter permease: MRWPWGMIWVYQLICMPLLIWVVRGYFEDISVEIEQAAQLDGYRWYEIFLRILLPLIKPGVVSSALLAFIFAWNSFTFPLLLNAFRVQTVTVSVLRYLASDSVHYGQMAVAATITALPEVILAILIQKHLVRGLSFGAVKG; encoded by the coding sequence ATGCGCTGGCCCTGGGGCATGATCTGGGTGTATCAACTTATCTGCATGCCCCTTTTAATCTGGGTAGTCAGGGGTTACTTTGAGGATATATCCGTAGAGATAGAACAGGCCGCCCAACTGGACGGATACCGCTGGTATGAGATCTTTCTCAGAATTCTGCTTCCCCTTATAAAGCCGGGTGTGGTTTCGTCTGCGCTTCTGGCATTTATTTTTGCCTGGAACAGTTTTACCTTTCCACTTTTATTGAATGCTTTCAGGGTTCAGACAGTAACGGTATCAGTACTCCGCTATCTTGCATCTGACTCCGTGCATTACGGACAGATGGCAGTAGCCGCAACCATAACTGCCTTGCCGGAAGTAATCCTTGCGATTCTAATTCAGAAACATCTGGTCCGGGGTTTGAGCTTCGGCGCTGTCAAAGGCTGA
- a CDS encoding ABC transporter ATP-binding protein, with protein sequence MAQIGIKGLTKTYSKTTALKDISLEVKDKEFLVLFGPAGAGKTTLLKMVAGLEYPDEGIILINDEIVNVVPPANRNISMVFENYALYPHKNVYDNIASPLRSKLYRENEEYIRKEVHRVTSLMKIDHLLDRLPSQLSNGQRQRVALGRSLVRKPNVFLMDEPLAHLDAKLRHFMRAELKEMQSNFDTTTIYVTHDYLEALSLGDRIAILNEGKFEQIGTAPEVFFTPKNEFVAKLIGEPEINILDGLILKEGGDLRVSFLDKQHTFSLPADARKDLEANHSRHVHLGIRGSDISYSFKQEGTEWIAGFVYTIEPIGNKSILTVTVGSHFLRLIAPNDLECEMDASIFIHIDPADIIFFDGETKELITRHNRMELIKEAR encoded by the coding sequence ATGGCACAAATCGGTATAAAAGGCCTGACCAAAACATACAGTAAGACAACAGCCCTTAAGGATATAAGTCTGGAGGTAAAGGACAAGGAGTTTCTTGTTTTGTTTGGACCTGCCGGCGCTGGAAAAACCACCCTGCTGAAAATGGTCGCAGGACTGGAATACCCGGATGAAGGCATAATCCTTATTAATGATGAAATTGTTAATGTTGTTCCCCCGGCAAACCGCAATATCTCAATGGTATTTGAGAATTACGCGCTGTATCCACATAAAAATGTCTACGACAATATTGCTTCCCCCCTGCGAAGTAAACTCTACCGCGAGAATGAGGAATATATAAGGAAGGAGGTCCATCGGGTTACTTCGCTTATGAAGATAGATCACCTGCTGGACCGGTTGCCCTCCCAGCTCAGTAACGGACAGCGGCAGCGTGTAGCTCTGGGACGCAGCCTGGTGCGGAAACCTAACGTTTTTCTTATGGATGAACCTCTGGCTCACCTGGATGCGAAGCTGCGCCACTTTATGCGGGCAGAGCTTAAGGAGATGCAAAGCAACTTTGATACAACTACTATTTATGTAACTCATGATTATCTTGAGGCCTTAAGTCTGGGGGATCGGATTGCCATTCTCAATGAGGGAAAGTTTGAGCAGATTGGTACTGCTCCTGAAGTATTCTTTACGCCAAAAAACGAGTTTGTGGCGAAACTGATAGGAGAACCGGAGATAAATATTCTCGACGGCCTGATACTCAAGGAAGGTGGCGACCTCAGAGTATCTTTCCTGGACAAACAGCACACCTTCTCTTTGCCTGCAGATGCTAGAAAAGATCTTGAAGCAAATCACTCTCGCCATGTACATCTGGGAATCAGGGGAAGCGATATCTCCTACTCTTTCAAGCAGGAAGGCACTGAATGGATCGCTGGTTTTGTCTACACAATAGAGCCGATTGGCAATAAATCAATTCTTACCGTCACGGTTGGCAGCCATTTTTTACGGCTTATCGCCCCTAACGATCTTGAGTGCGAGATGGATGCTTCCATTTTTATTCATATCGATCCGGCGGATATTATTTTTTTTGACGGAGAAACGAAAGAGTTAATTACCCGGCACAACCGGATGGAACTGATAAAGGAGGCTCGGTAG
- a CDS encoding SDR family NAD(P)-dependent oxidoreductase, with amino-acid sequence MEQIKGKTVFISGASSGIGRACAESFAAHGARIIISSRKISSLQTFADELGKTYHVEVHPLELDVTSRKAVQTKLESLPPEWKSIDILINNAGLALGMDKLQEGDISDWEAMIDTNVKGLLYLTRTIVPGIIERGGGQVINIGSTAGIAAYPRGAVYCATKAAVKFLSDGLRMDVVDQPVRVTNIQPGMVETNFSNIRFKGDEKKAASVYQGIEALKPEDIADIALYTASVPGHVQICEVTVTPTNQATMGIIHKTS; translated from the coding sequence ATGGAACAGATCAAAGGCAAAACAGTATTTATAAGCGGTGCGAGCAGTGGCATCGGTCGTGCCTGTGCCGAAAGTTTCGCAGCCCATGGCGCACGAATAATTATCAGCTCCCGCAAAATCAGCTCGCTGCAGACTTTCGCCGATGAATTGGGAAAAACGTATCACGTGGAGGTACATCCTCTGGAACTCGATGTAACATCCCGTAAAGCGGTGCAAACAAAACTTGAATCTCTTCCGCCGGAATGGAAATCCATTGATATTTTGATAAACAACGCCGGTTTGGCCCTCGGGATGGACAAACTCCAGGAGGGAGACATCAGCGACTGGGAAGCCATGATCGACACCAATGTAAAGGGACTTCTTTATCTTACCCGCACGATTGTTCCAGGCATAATCGAACGCGGAGGCGGTCAGGTAATAAACATCGGCTCCACAGCGGGCATTGCCGCCTATCCCCGTGGTGCGGTCTATTGCGCCACCAAAGCGGCGGTCAAGTTCCTGAGCGACGGTTTGCGGATGGATGTGGTCGACCAACCTGTACGGGTGACCAACATTCAACCTGGAATGGTGGAAACCAACTTCAGTAATATACGATTCAAAGGGGACGAAAAAAAGGCCGCCTCCGTTTATCAGGGTATCGAAGCCCTGAAGCCGGAAGACATAGCGGATATTGCCCTGTATACAGCGTCCGTCCCAGGGCATGTCCAGATTTGCGAAGTCACCGTAACGCCGACAAATCAGGCGACAATGGGAATCATTCACAAGACTTCGTAG
- a CDS encoding sugar ABC transporter substrate-binding protein encodes MRKLLVSVMVLAMCMAAVLPVWSSGQTDTGGSGDIDAIKQQAAASGFDWKMADGEQVTVLFNQHPYAEAIIKKIPEFESLTGIKVTYSITPEENYFDKVTTSLNSRSGTPDLFMSGAYQIWDYAVPGYIQPLDEFVNDPNLVSPEYDFGDFFDGVISSLRWDLTPGHKVGSGNLWALPLGFETNTLAYNKRIFDERGLQPPKTIEELKMLCKELQEFDGPGTYALAIRGSRNWGTIHAGYMTTYSNYGAEDFKIQNGKLVSQVNSPEAIKMTKDWVELIKLGGSPTWASYTWYQAGADLGAGKAAMLFDADCNGYFQNPPGASKEAGNIAWVHAPLPKGKTEVNANLWTWAMAINKASKHKVASWLFLQYFTSKEHIQWASTKAKLVDPPRASVFESADFQNVLDRSEGYGQAFQDSVDGTYIQFTPQPHFFETTTEWAATLQDIVSGKYSTVEEGMDALKKKMDKIVSDISVN; translated from the coding sequence GTGAGAAAATTGTTGGTATCTGTAATGGTGTTAGCAATGTGTATGGCAGCTGTACTGCCTGTCTGGTCAAGCGGACAGACTGATACAGGCGGAAGCGGCGACATAGATGCTATCAAGCAACAGGCTGCTGCGTCCGGTTTTGATTGGAAAATGGCTGATGGTGAACAAGTCACTGTTCTATTTAATCAGCATCCCTATGCCGAAGCCATTATCAAGAAGATCCCGGAGTTTGAATCTCTTACCGGCATTAAAGTTACCTATTCCATTACCCCCGAAGAAAACTACTTCGACAAGGTAACTACTTCTCTTAACAGCCGAAGTGGAACTCCGGATCTGTTTATGAGCGGTGCATATCAGATATGGGACTACGCTGTTCCCGGTTACATCCAGCCTCTGGATGAGTTTGTTAATGATCCTAATCTGGTAAGCCCGGAATACGATTTCGGTGATTTCTTCGATGGTGTTATCAGCTCCCTTCGTTGGGACCTGACTCCCGGGCATAAAGTAGGTTCAGGTAATCTATGGGCCCTGCCCCTGGGGTTTGAGACCAATACTCTTGCGTACAACAAGCGAATTTTTGATGAGCGCGGCCTTCAGCCTCCGAAAACAATAGAAGAACTGAAAATGCTCTGTAAAGAACTTCAGGAATTCGATGGTCCCGGCACTTACGCTCTTGCAATCCGCGGATCTCGTAACTGGGGAACCATCCATGCTGGTTACATGACCACGTACTCCAACTATGGAGCGGAAGACTTTAAAATACAGAATGGCAAACTGGTATCTCAGGTAAACAGCCCTGAGGCAATTAAGATGACCAAAGACTGGGTGGAGCTTATAAAACTTGGCGGATCCCCCACATGGGCAAGCTATACATGGTATCAGGCTGGTGCCGACCTTGGTGCCGGAAAGGCTGCCATGCTGTTTGACGCTGACTGTAACGGCTATTTTCAGAATCCTCCGGGGGCTTCCAAGGAAGCCGGCAACATCGCATGGGTACATGCTCCGCTTCCCAAAGGAAAGACGGAAGTAAATGCGAACCTCTGGACCTGGGCAATGGCGATCAACAAAGCTTCCAAGCACAAGGTTGCATCATGGCTTTTCCTGCAGTACTTCACCAGCAAAGAGCATATTCAGTGGGCATCTACAAAAGCTAAACTGGTTGACCCTCCACGGGCCTCTGTATTCGAAAGCGCCGATTTTCAGAACGTTCTGGACCGATCCGAAGGTTATGGGCAGGCATTCCAGGATTCAGTCGACGGTACATATATCCAGTTTACTCCTCAACCCCACTTTTTTGAAACAACCACCGAGTGGGCTGCTACTCTTCAGGATATTGTTTCCGGCAAGTATTCAACTGTCGAGGAAGGTATGGACGCTCTTAAAAAGAAGATGGACAAGATCGTATCCGATATTTCCGTCAACTAA